The Salmonella enterica subsp. houtenae serovar Houten genome has a segment encoding these proteins:
- a CDS encoding AsmA family protein, producing the protein MKLIERLLLYVLIACLVVIFGFYFLLQTRWGADHISNWVSENSGYRLTFDVMDHRFSAPSHLLLENVTFGRDGQPATLVAKTVDIGLSIRQLTAPLHVDTILLEDGTLNISVQTAPFPFEADRLQLRNMALNSPGSEWRLSAQRVNGGIMPWRPEAGQVLGNKAQIQLSAGSLTLNDVPASNVLIEGSIDHNQVMLNTVGADMARGALTGVARRNADGSWVVENLRLNDIRLQSDKSLSEFFTPLTTIPSLQIGRLEVTDASLQGPDWAVTDLDLSLRNLTLRKEDWQSQEGKLSMNASEFIYGSLHFLDPILNAEFSSQGIALRQFTTRWEGGMVRTSGAWLREGKALMLDDTAIAGLEYTLPENWKQLWMKPLPDWLNSLTLKKFSASRNLVIDIDPTFPWQITALDGYGANLGLVQHHQWGVWSGNATLNAAAATFNRVDVRRPSLSLTANASTVNISDLSAFTGKGILEATVNISQLPQRQTQISLNGRGVPIDVLQQWGWPALPISGDGNIQLTANGNIQADTPLKPTVNGQLHAVNAQKQQLTQTMQAGVVSGGEVTSTEPAL; encoded by the coding sequence ATGAAATTGATTGAGAGGTTGCTTCTCTACGTGCTGATCGCCTGTTTAGTGGTGATTTTCGGCTTTTATTTCCTGCTGCAAACGCGCTGGGGCGCGGATCACATCAGCAACTGGGTATCAGAGAACAGCGGTTATCGCCTCACATTCGACGTGATGGATCATCGTTTTTCCGCGCCATCCCATCTTTTACTGGAGAATGTGACCTTTGGACGCGATGGTCAGCCTGCTACTCTGGTCGCGAAAACCGTCGATATCGGTCTGAGCATTCGCCAGTTAACCGCGCCGCTGCATGTCGATACCATTCTATTAGAGGACGGCACACTGAATATTTCAGTGCAAACCGCGCCTTTCCCGTTTGAGGCCGACCGCCTACAACTACGCAATATGGCGCTCAATAGTCCCGGCAGCGAATGGCGGTTGAGCGCCCAGCGCGTTAACGGCGGCATTATGCCCTGGCGACCTGAAGCTGGTCAGGTATTAGGCAATAAAGCCCAGATTCAACTGAGCGCCGGTTCGTTGACGTTAAACGACGTTCCTGCCTCTAATGTGCTTATTGAAGGCAGTATCGACCATAATCAGGTGATGTTAAACACCGTCGGCGCCGATATGGCCCGTGGGGCATTAACCGGCGTCGCCCGACGTAATGCTGACGGTAGTTGGGTCGTTGAAAATCTGCGACTGAATGATATTCGGCTACAAAGTGATAAATCCCTGAGCGAGTTCTTCACGCCGCTTACCACGATTCCATCCTTGCAGATTGGTCGTCTTGAAGTGACAGACGCCAGCCTGCAAGGACCAGACTGGGCTGTCACCGATCTTGACCTGAGTTTGCGCAATCTGACGCTGCGCAAAGAAGACTGGCAAAGTCAGGAAGGTAAGTTATCGATGAACGCGAGCGAGTTTATTTACGGCTCACTGCACTTTCTCGATCCGATTCTGAACGCTGAATTTTCATCCCAGGGCATTGCGCTACGCCAGTTCACCACCCGTTGGGAAGGCGGGATGGTCAGAACTTCCGGCGCCTGGTTACGCGAGGGCAAAGCGCTTATGCTGGACGATACTGCTATCGCCGGGCTGGAATATACGCTGCCGGAAAACTGGAAGCAGTTATGGATGAAGCCTTTACCCGACTGGTTGAACAGCCTGACGCTGAAAAAATTCAGCGCCAGCCGCAATCTGGTGATCGATATCGACCCGACCTTCCCGTGGCAAATCACCGCCCTGGACGGCTACGGCGCGAACCTGGGGCTGGTACAACACCATCAATGGGGCGTCTGGAGCGGCAATGCGACCCTAAACGCCGCAGCGGCAACCTTTAACCGCGTGGACGTGCGCCGCCCGTCGCTGTCGTTGACGGCCAATGCCAGCACGGTCAACATCAGCGATCTGAGCGCTTTTACCGGAAAAGGGATACTGGAAGCCACTGTCAACATATCGCAACTTCCGCAGCGTCAGACGCAAATCAGCCTGAACGGACGCGGCGTACCGATAGATGTATTGCAGCAGTGGGGCTGGCCGGCATTACCGATTTCCGGTGATGGCAATATTCAGCTCACTGCCAACGGCAATATTCAGGCTGATACGCCGTTAAAGCCTACGGTAAACGGGCAATTACACGCGGTAAACGCACAAAAGCAGCAGTTAACGCAGACGATGCAAGCAGGCGTGGTGTCCGGCGGGGAAGTTACGTCAACGGAGCCAGCGCTGTAA
- the recG gene encoding ATP-dependent DNA helicase, protein MSGRLLDAVPLNSLTGVGAAQSSKLAKIGLHTVQDLLLHLPLRYEDRTHLYPIGELLPGIYATVEGEVLNCNVTFGGRRMMTCQISDGSGILTMRFFNFNAAMKNSLATGRRVLAYGEAKRGKYGAEMIHPEYRLQGDLSTPELQETLTPVYPTTEGVKQATLRKLTDQALELLDTCAIAELLPPELAQGMMSLPEALRTLHRPPPTLQLADLETGKHPAQRRLILEELLAHNLSMLALRAGAQRYHAQPLSTNDTLKQKLLTSLPFKPTGAQARVVAEIERDMALDVPMMRLVQGDVGSGKTLVAALAALRAIAHGKQVALMAPTELLAEQHANNFRNWFAPLGVEVGWLAGKQKGKARVAQQDAIASGQVQMVVGTHAIFQEQVQFNGLALVIIDEQHRFGVHQRLALWEKGQQQGFHPHQLIMTATPIPRTLAMTAYADLDTSVIDELPPGRTPVTTVAIPDTRRHEIIDRVRNACTTEGRQAYWVCTLIEESDLLEAQAAEATWEELKLALPELNIGLVHGRMKPAEKQAVMAAFKQGELHLLVATTVIEVGVDVSNASLMIIENPERLGLAQLHQLRGRVGRGAVASHCVLLYKSPLSKTAQKRLQVLRDSNDGFVIAQKDLEIRGPGELLGTRQTGNAEFKVADLLRDQAIIPEVQRIARHIHEHYPQQAAALIERWMPETERYSNA, encoded by the coding sequence ATGTCAGGCCGCTTGTTAGACGCTGTTCCGCTCAATTCCCTGACAGGCGTCGGCGCAGCGCAAAGCAGCAAACTGGCCAAAATCGGCCTGCATACCGTCCAGGATTTGCTTTTACACCTTCCCCTGCGTTACGAAGACCGCACCCATCTCTACCCTATTGGCGAACTGCTGCCTGGCATCTACGCCACCGTTGAAGGTGAAGTGCTGAACTGTAACGTCACTTTCGGCGGTCGTCGAATGATGACCTGCCAGATTAGCGACGGTTCCGGCATTCTTACTATGCGTTTTTTCAATTTTAACGCGGCGATGAAAAACAGCCTGGCGACGGGACGACGCGTGCTGGCCTACGGGGAAGCGAAGCGCGGCAAGTATGGCGCAGAGATGATCCACCCGGAATATCGCCTGCAGGGCGATCTCAGCACGCCGGAACTTCAGGAAACGCTCACCCCCGTCTATCCGACCACCGAAGGCGTAAAGCAAGCGACACTGCGCAAGCTTACCGATCAAGCGCTGGAGTTGCTCGACACCTGCGCCATTGCCGAACTACTACCACCGGAACTGGCGCAGGGTATGATGAGCCTGCCCGAAGCGCTACGTACCTTGCATCGACCGCCGCCAACGCTCCAGCTCGCCGATTTAGAAACCGGCAAACATCCGGCGCAGCGACGGCTCATTCTTGAAGAGTTACTGGCGCACAATCTCAGTATGCTGGCGCTTCGCGCAGGCGCGCAGCGCTATCACGCTCAGCCGCTAAGTACAAACGATACCTTAAAGCAGAAACTGCTGACGTCGTTGCCGTTTAAACCCACCGGCGCGCAGGCGCGGGTGGTGGCAGAGATCGAGCGTGATATGGCGCTCGATGTGCCAATGATGCGTCTGGTTCAGGGCGACGTGGGTTCCGGTAAAACGTTGGTTGCGGCGCTTGCCGCCTTGCGCGCTATTGCCCATGGTAAGCAGGTCGCGTTAATGGCGCCGACCGAACTGCTGGCGGAGCAACATGCGAATAACTTCCGTAACTGGTTTGCGCCGCTCGGCGTAGAGGTCGGCTGGCTGGCCGGTAAGCAGAAAGGCAAAGCACGCGTGGCGCAGCAAGACGCTATAGCCAGCGGACAGGTGCAAATGGTGGTGGGCACGCACGCCATTTTTCAGGAGCAGGTGCAGTTTAATGGACTGGCGCTGGTTATTATCGATGAGCAGCACCGCTTTGGCGTCCATCAGCGTCTGGCATTGTGGGAAAAAGGCCAGCAGCAGGGCTTTCATCCGCATCAGTTGATTATGACCGCAACGCCCATCCCGCGCACCCTGGCAATGACCGCCTATGCCGATCTCGATACCTCGGTGATTGACGAGCTACCGCCAGGCCGTACCCCTGTCACTACCGTTGCTATTCCGGATACCCGTCGCCATGAAATCATTGATCGTGTGCGCAACGCCTGCACGACCGAAGGCCGACAGGCCTACTGGGTATGTACGCTAATTGAAGAGTCCGACCTGCTGGAAGCGCAGGCGGCGGAGGCCACCTGGGAGGAACTCAAGCTGGCGCTGCCGGAGTTGAATATTGGCCTGGTGCACGGGCGGATGAAACCGGCAGAGAAACAAGCGGTGATGGCCGCCTTTAAGCAGGGCGAACTGCATCTGCTTGTGGCTACTACGGTGATTGAGGTGGGGGTCGATGTTTCTAACGCCAGCCTGATGATTATTGAAAACCCGGAGCGGCTGGGACTGGCGCAGTTACACCAGCTTAGAGGGCGTGTTGGTCGTGGCGCGGTCGCGTCGCACTGTGTGCTGCTCTATAAATCGCCGTTGTCGAAAACGGCGCAGAAGCGTTTGCAGGTATTGCGCGACAGCAATGACGGCTTTGTGATTGCGCAAAAAGATTTGGAAATACGCGGCCCGGGGGAATTACTGGGCACCCGCCAGACGGGGAACGCCGAATTTAAGGTAGCGGATTTACTGCGCGATCAGGCCATTATTCCCGAGGTTCAGCGCATTGCCCGTCATATTCATGAACATTATCCACAGCAGGCAGCGGCGCTGATTGAGCGCTGGATGCCGGAAACTGAACGCTATTCTAACGCCTAA
- the gltS gene encoding glutamate permease encodes MFELDTLSTLVAATLVLLLGRKLVQSVSLLKKYTIPEPVAGGLLVAIALLVLKKSVGWEVNFDMTLRDPLMLAFFATIGLNANLASLRKGGRVVGVFLIVVVGLLLMQNAIGIGMASLLGLDPLMGLIAGSITLSGGHGTGAAWSKLFIERYGFANATEVAMACATFGLVLGGLIGGPVARYLVKHSTTPDGMPDDQAVPTAFEKPDVGRMITSLVLIETIALIAICLTVGKIVAQLLAGTVLELPVFVCVLFVGVILSNGLALAGFYRVFERAVSVLGNVSLSLFLAMALMSLKLWELASLALPMLAILVVQTIFMALYAIFVTWRMMGKNYDAAVLAAGHCGFGLGATPTAIANMQAITDRFGPSHMAFLVVPMVGAFFIDIVNALVIKLYLLLPIFAQ; translated from the coding sequence ATGTTTGAACTCGATACCTTATCGACCCTTGTCGCCGCCACGCTGGTGCTGCTACTGGGTCGCAAGCTGGTCCAGTCTGTCTCCTTACTGAAGAAATATACGATTCCGGAACCGGTGGCGGGGGGGTTATTGGTCGCTATTGCTCTACTGGTGCTGAAAAAAAGCGTCGGTTGGGAGGTCAACTTTGATATGACCCTGCGCGATCCGCTGATGCTGGCGTTTTTCGCGACGATCGGTCTTAACGCTAACCTTGCCAGCCTGCGCAAGGGGGGACGCGTCGTTGGCGTCTTCCTGATCGTCGTGGTCGGATTATTGCTGATGCAGAATGCCATTGGTATCGGCATGGCGAGTCTGCTGGGGCTGGACCCGTTAATGGGGTTGATTGCCGGATCGATTACGCTGTCCGGCGGGCACGGTACCGGCGCGGCGTGGAGTAAGCTGTTTATTGAACGCTATGGTTTTGCCAATGCCACTGAAGTGGCGATGGCATGTGCAACCTTTGGTTTGGTGCTGGGCGGGTTGATTGGCGGTCCGGTAGCGCGTTATCTGGTAAAACACTCCACGACGCCGGATGGAATGCCTGACGATCAGGCCGTGCCGACGGCCTTTGAAAAGCCGGACGTGGGCCGTATGATCACCTCTCTGGTACTAATCGAAACCATCGCCCTGATTGCTATCTGTCTGACCGTGGGCAAAATCGTAGCGCAGCTACTGGCGGGAACGGTACTTGAACTGCCGGTCTTCGTTTGCGTGCTGTTTGTTGGGGTGATCCTCAGCAATGGTCTGGCGCTGGCGGGCTTTTATCGCGTATTTGAACGCGCGGTTTCGGTGCTGGGGAACGTGAGTTTGTCACTGTTCCTGGCAATGGCGCTGATGAGCCTGAAGCTGTGGGAACTGGCGTCGCTGGCGCTGCCGATGCTGGCAATTCTGGTGGTACAGACCATCTTCATGGCGCTGTACGCGATCTTCGTCACCTGGCGCATGATGGGGAAAAACTACGATGCGGCGGTGCTGGCGGCGGGACACTGCGGTTTTGGCCTGGGCGCAACGCCGACCGCCATTGCCAATATGCAGGCGATTACCGACCGTTTTGGCCCTTCGCATATGGCTTTTCTGGTGGTACCGATGGTCGGCGCGTTTTTTATCGATATTGTCAATGCGCTGGTGATTAAGCTGTATCTGCTGTTACCGATTTTCGCGCAATAA
- the spoU gene encoding tRNA (guanosine-2'-O)-methyltransferase, whose amino-acid sequence MNAQRYARICEMLARRQPDLTVCMEQVHKPHNVSAIIRTADAVGVHEVHAVWPGSRMRTMASAAAGSNSWVQVKTHRTIGDAVAYLKGRGMQVLATHLSDKAVDFREIDYTRPTCILMGQEKTGITQEALDLADRDIIIPMIGMVQSLNVSVASALILYEAQRQRQNAGMYLRENSMLPEDEQQRLLFEGGYPVLAKVAKRKGLPYPRVNQQGEIDADADWWATMQAAG is encoded by the coding sequence ATGAATGCACAACGTTATGCGCGAATATGCGAGATGCTCGCCAGACGTCAGCCTGATCTGACGGTCTGCATGGAGCAAGTCCACAAACCTCATAACGTTTCTGCAATCATTCGTACTGCAGATGCCGTTGGCGTCCATGAAGTCCATGCTGTCTGGCCAGGTAGCCGGATGCGCACCATGGCTTCAGCGGCGGCGGGCAGCAACAGTTGGGTGCAGGTGAAAACTCACCGTACCATTGGCGATGCGGTAGCGTATTTGAAAGGGCGGGGAATGCAGGTTCTGGCGACACATCTTTCTGACAAGGCCGTGGACTTTCGCGAAATTGATTACACACGCCCGACCTGTATTCTGATGGGTCAGGAGAAAACCGGTATTACTCAGGAAGCATTAGACCTGGCGGATCGGGATATCATCATTCCCATGATCGGCATGGTACAGTCGCTAAACGTTTCCGTCGCCTCCGCGCTCATTCTTTATGAAGCCCAGCGTCAGCGGCAAAACGCAGGCATGTATCTGCGCGAAAACAGCATGTTGCCGGAAGATGAACAGCAGCGCCTGCTGTTTGAGGGCGGTTATCCGGTGCTGGCGAAAGTCGCTAAACGTAAAGGTCTGCCTTATCCTCGCGTCAATCAGCAGGGCGAAATCGACGCCGACGCTGACTGGTGGGCGACGATGCAGGCGGCAGGGTAA
- the SBOV38391 gene encoding uracil-xanthine permease yields the protein MSVNAIEPTEAQPVAPTQNSELIYRLEDRPPIPQTLFAACQHLLAMFVAVITPALLICQALGLPAQDTQHIISMSLFASGVASIIQIKAWGPVGSGLLSIQGTSFNFVAPLIMGGTALKTGGADVPTMMAALFGTLMLASCTEMVLSRILHLARRIITPLVSGVVVMIIGLSLIQVGLTSIGGGYAAMSDNTFGAPKNLLLAGVVLAIIILLNRQRNPYLRVASLVIAMAAGYLLAWFMGMLPENNAPVSQDVLMVPTPLYYGLGIDWNLLLPLMLVFMITSLETIGDITATSDVSEQPVSGPLYMKRLKGGVLANGLNSFVSAVFNTFPNSCFGQNNGVIQLTGVASRYVGFVVALMLIVLGLFPAVSGFVQHIPEPVLGGATLVMFGTIAASGVRIVSREPLNRRAILIIALSLAVGLGVSQQPQILQFAPEWVKNLLSSGIAAGGITAIVLNLILPPEKP from the coding sequence ATGTCCGTTAACGCCATCGAGCCGACAGAGGCGCAACCGGTTGCGCCGACGCAAAACAGCGAATTGATTTACCGCCTTGAAGATCGCCCGCCGATTCCTCAAACCCTTTTTGCCGCTTGTCAGCATCTCCTGGCCATGTTTGTCGCGGTAATCACGCCAGCGCTATTAATCTGCCAGGCGTTGGGTTTGCCGGCGCAGGATACGCAACACATCATCAGCATGTCGCTGTTCGCCTCCGGCGTAGCCTCTATTATTCAAATCAAAGCATGGGGGCCGGTAGGATCGGGGCTGTTATCCATCCAGGGAACCAGTTTTAACTTTGTCGCTCCGCTGATTATGGGCGGTACCGCGCTGAAAACCGGCGGCGCGGACGTGCCGACGATGATGGCGGCGCTGTTCGGCACGCTGATGCTGGCAAGCTGCACCGAGATGGTGCTTTCTCGCATTCTACATCTGGCGCGCCGGATTATCACGCCGTTAGTCTCTGGCGTAGTGGTGATGATTATTGGCCTGTCACTGATTCAGGTGGGTCTAACCTCCATCGGCGGAGGCTATGCCGCCATGAGCGACAACACCTTTGGCGCACCGAAAAACCTGTTGCTGGCCGGCGTCGTCCTGGCCATTATCATCCTGCTCAATCGTCAACGTAATCCCTACCTGCGCGTGGCTTCTTTGGTTATTGCCATGGCGGCAGGCTATCTTTTGGCCTGGTTTATGGGCATGTTGCCTGAAAATAACGCTCCGGTCTCGCAGGACGTCCTGATGGTGCCGACCCCGCTGTATTATGGTCTGGGCATTGACTGGAACCTGCTACTACCGTTGATGCTGGTCTTTATGATTACCTCGCTGGAGACCATCGGCGACATCACCGCTACGTCTGATGTCTCCGAACAGCCAGTGTCCGGGCCGCTGTACATGAAGCGACTAAAGGGCGGCGTGCTGGCTAACGGCCTGAACTCATTTGTTTCGGCGGTATTTAATACGTTCCCGAACTCCTGTTTCGGTCAGAACAACGGCGTGATTCAGCTAACCGGCGTCGCCAGTCGCTATGTGGGATTTGTCGTCGCGCTAATGCTGATTGTGCTCGGCCTGTTCCCGGCGGTAAGCGGTTTTGTGCAGCATATTCCGGAACCGGTGCTCGGCGGCGCCACGTTAGTGATGTTTGGCACCATTGCCGCCTCCGGGGTGCGTATAGTCTCCCGTGAACCGCTGAACCGCCGTGCGATTTTGATTATTGCCCTGTCGCTGGCCGTCGGCCTTGGCGTCTCCCAACAGCCGCAGATCCTGCAGTTCGCGCCAGAATGGGTGAAAAATCTGCTCTCATCCGGGATTGCCGCTGGCGGTATCACGGCTATCGTTCTGAACCTGATTCTCCCGCCGGAAAAACCGTAA